A genomic stretch from Pontibacter liquoris includes:
- the tsf gene encoding translation elongation factor Ts: MAITAQDVNRLRQETGAGMMDCKKALTEANGDFEAAKDILRKQGQKIASKRADNETSEGIVLTQVTADGTSGKVVAIACETEPVSKVEDFRNLAQAVLNAAVTTNAATKEELLATPQADGRSLQDHITDLMGKIGEKIDVVSYETVNAEKVVAYNHSNGKLGVLVGLKNTNGTDVTEVGKDVAMQIAAMKPIALDKEGVDAATIEREIEIGKEQARQEGKPEAMLEKIAQGKLNKFYKDNTLLNQEFVKDSSLSIAQLLDKTSKGLTVSEFKRVAIG, encoded by the coding sequence ATGGCTATTACAGCACAAGACGTTAACAGACTTCGCCAGGAAACTGGTGCTGGTATGATGGACTGCAAAAAAGCGCTTACAGAAGCAAACGGCGACTTTGAAGCAGCTAAAGATATTCTGCGTAAGCAGGGACAGAAAATTGCCAGCAAACGCGCTGACAACGAAACTTCTGAAGGTATTGTATTAACGCAGGTTACTGCTGATGGCACTTCTGGTAAAGTTGTTGCTATTGCCTGCGAAACGGAGCCCGTATCGAAGGTTGAAGACTTCAGAAACCTGGCACAGGCCGTATTAAATGCTGCTGTTACTACAAACGCTGCTACTAAAGAAGAACTGCTTGCTACGCCTCAGGCTGATGGCCGTTCGCTGCAGGACCACATCACCGACCTGATGGGTAAAATTGGTGAGAAGATCGACGTAGTTTCTTACGAAACAGTAAACGCAGAGAAAGTTGTAGCTTACAACCACTCTAACGGCAAACTGGGTGTACTGGTAGGCCTGAAGAACACCAACGGTACAGACGTTACTGAAGTAGGCAAAGACGTAGCGATGCAGATTGCTGCGATGAAGCCAATCGCCCTTGACAAAGAAGGTGTGGATGCCGCTACTATCGAGCGTGAGATCGAGATCGGCAAAGAGCAGGCACGCCAGGAAGGCAAGCCAGAGGCTATGCTGGAGAAAATTGCACAGGGTAAACTGAACAAGTTCTACAAAGACAACACCCTGCTGAACCAAGAGTTTGTAAAAGACTCTTCGCTTTCTATTGCCCAACTGCTTGACAAAACAAGCAAAGGCTTAACTGTAAGCGAGTTCAAGCGTGTAGCGATCGGCTAA
- a CDS encoding MutS-related protein, with the protein MNETRELLYQQRADALAAQEKSAGTRSSVVSWLRVGVFLTGAWLAYYFFNAGSYTWGTAAIGIFYLLFLVVMRWHSRLDFDYQQLVLLRQYNLQERERLEGRLQAFDGGSEFSNPAHPYTSDLDIFGTSSLFQLVNRAVTSIGKQRLAQWLQQAASPAAVLQRQEAAQELTQQLDWVQAFMVLPRHYKQAAAPATAFTAWMREHPDFYRQHPFMKVLVWGLPVLTLAAIAAWFYGVSGYVPSLFLLAQYLIGYKYRAEREVYYEKSMEMYEAVRGYTRQLTHLEKHAPFQAVLLQQLQAGLLTGKGPVSASVSKLSTIIDYFSWRLSTLMSFFLNSVLLWDFIWMHRLEQWKHKHLAQLDQAIEVLAEAEALASIACYQHAHPAYVVPKLSQQPFELRAEALAHPLIFSVSPVSNSFEMAGRGQTIVVTGSNMSGKTTFLRTIGINMVLALAGAPVYAREFILAPAQVYTAMRTVDNLAENTSSFYAELKRLRVLLELTEQGTPVFYLLDEILKGTNSRDRHQGAMALIRQLHKRNASGLISTHDLELGAMEQELPGSVHNYSFNSTITGDRIDFDYKLQRGICRSFNASKLMQLMGIDMEASS; encoded by the coding sequence GTGAACGAAACAAGAGAGCTGCTTTACCAGCAACGCGCCGATGCCTTGGCAGCGCAGGAGAAAAGTGCCGGCACCCGCTCAAGCGTTGTGTCCTGGCTGCGCGTAGGGGTGTTTCTGACCGGCGCCTGGCTGGCGTATTATTTCTTTAACGCGGGTAGCTATACCTGGGGCACCGCCGCCATCGGTATTTTTTACCTGCTTTTCCTGGTGGTGATGCGCTGGCACAGCCGCCTGGATTTCGACTACCAGCAGCTGGTGCTGCTGCGCCAATATAACCTGCAGGAGCGCGAGCGGCTGGAGGGCCGCCTGCAGGCCTTTGATGGCGGCAGCGAGTTCAGCAACCCGGCGCATCCTTATACCTCCGACCTGGATATTTTTGGTACCAGCTCGCTTTTCCAGCTGGTAAACAGGGCCGTAACAAGTATAGGCAAACAGCGGCTAGCGCAGTGGCTGCAGCAGGCAGCCAGCCCCGCTGCCGTGTTGCAGCGGCAGGAGGCGGCGCAGGAGCTTACGCAGCAACTGGACTGGGTGCAGGCCTTTATGGTGCTGCCGCGCCATTACAAGCAGGCAGCAGCCCCGGCAACCGCCTTTACTGCCTGGATGCGAGAGCATCCTGATTTCTACCGGCAGCATCCGTTCATGAAAGTGCTCGTGTGGGGGTTGCCCGTGCTCACGCTGGCGGCTATAGCGGCGTGGTTTTATGGCGTGAGCGGCTACGTGCCATCCCTCTTCCTGCTGGCACAGTACTTAATAGGGTATAAATACCGCGCAGAGCGCGAGGTGTATTACGAGAAGAGCATGGAGATGTATGAAGCCGTGCGGGGCTACACGCGGCAGCTAACGCACCTGGAAAAGCATGCCCCCTTCCAGGCGGTGTTGCTACAGCAGTTGCAGGCCGGCCTCCTGACGGGCAAAGGCCCTGTTTCCGCTTCCGTCAGCAAGCTTTCCACTATTATCGATTATTTCTCCTGGCGCCTGAGCACGCTCATGAGCTTCTTTCTGAACTCAGTGCTGCTATGGGATTTTATCTGGATGCACCGCCTGGAGCAATGGAAGCACAAGCACCTGGCGCAACTCGACCAAGCCATTGAAGTGCTTGCCGAAGCCGAGGCCCTGGCAAGTATCGCCTGTTACCAGCACGCCCACCCGGCGTATGTTGTTCCGAAATTAAGCCAGCAACCGTTTGAGCTGCGGGCCGAGGCGCTGGCGCATCCACTTATCTTTTCGGTGTCGCCGGTTTCCAACAGCTTCGAAATGGCTGGGCGGGGGCAAACGATTGTGGTGACGGGCTCCAATATGTCGGGCAAGACGACGTTTCTGCGAACCATCGGCATTAACATGGTGCTGGCGCTGGCCGGTGCACCCGTGTATGCCCGCGAATTTATACTTGCCCCGGCACAGGTTTACACGGCCATGCGCACGGTGGATAACCTGGCCGAGAACACTTCTTCCTTCTATGCCGAACTGAAACGCCTGCGCGTTTTGCTGGAGCTCACCGAGCAGGGCACGCCGGTCTTTTACCTGCTGGATGAGATCCTGAAAGGAACTAACTCCCGCGACCGCCACCAAGGCGCCATGGCCCTGATCCGGCAGCTGCACAAGCGCAACGCCTCCGGCCTGATCTCTACCCACGACCTGGAACTGGGCGCAATGGAGCAGGAGCTGCCCGGCAGCGTGCACAACTACAGCTTTAACAGCACCATCACCGGCGACAGGATCGACTTTGATTATAAACTACAGCGCGGTATTTGCCGTAGCTTTAACGCCAGCAAGCTCATGCAGCTCATGGGCATCGATATGGAAGCAAGCAGTTAG
- a CDS encoding RidA family protein encodes MATENEPLHSANAPEPVGLYPHARRVGNLLFLSGVGPRERGTKTIPGVELDSQGQILSYDIAAQCHSVFRNVRHILEDAGSGWQNLVDVTVFLTNMKDDFATYNRLYAEYFKDNQPCRTTVEVNRLPTPIAIELKCIATIDAPGQV; translated from the coding sequence ATGGCAACAGAAAACGAACCTCTTCATTCGGCTAACGCCCCGGAGCCGGTTGGCTTGTATCCGCATGCGCGGCGGGTGGGCAATTTGCTTTTTCTGTCGGGCGTAGGGCCGCGGGAGCGTGGCACCAAAACCATTCCGGGCGTGGAACTCGACAGCCAGGGGCAAATCCTCTCTTATGACATCGCCGCGCAATGCCATTCCGTTTTCCGCAACGTACGCCATATTCTGGAAGATGCCGGCTCGGGTTGGCAGAACCTAGTGGACGTAACCGTGTTCCTGACAAACATGAAGGATGACTTTGCCACTTACAACCGCCTCTACGCCGAATATTTTAAAGACAACCAGCCCTGCCGCACCACGGTAGAAGTAAACAGGCTGCCCACGCCTATTGCCATCGAGCTGAAGTGCATTGCCACCATTGATGCGCCCGGGCAAGTATAA